A genomic stretch from Anaerolinea thermophila UNI-1 includes:
- a CDS encoding adenosine-specific kinase: MELSIVPIEKPEAVNFILGQSHFIKTVEDLHEALVAAVPGIRFGLAFCEASGKCLIRWSGTDEEMIELAKKNAMAVGAGHSFVIFLAEGFYPINVLKTVQAVPEVCRIFCATANPTQVIVAENGEGRGILGVIDGAKPKGIEGEEDIQWRKGFLRKIGYKLG; this comes from the coding sequence ATGGAACTCTCGATTGTACCGATTGAAAAACCCGAAGCCGTCAACTTCATTTTGGGACAGTCGCATTTCATCAAGACGGTGGAAGACCTGCACGAAGCCCTGGTTGCGGCAGTGCCGGGCATTCGCTTTGGGCTGGCGTTCTGCGAAGCCTCGGGCAAGTGCCTGATTCGCTGGAGCGGTACCGACGAAGAGATGATCGAACTGGCAAAGAAGAACGCCATGGCGGTTGGCGCGGGACACAGTTTCGTCATCTTCCTTGCTGAAGGGTTTTATCCCATTAATGTGCTGAAGACGGTGCAGGCAGTCCCGGAAGTCTGCCGCATCTTCTGCGCTACCGCCAATCCCACGCAGGTTATCGTGGCGGAGAATGGCGAGGGGCGCGGCATCCTCGGGGTGATTGACGGCGCCAAGCCCAAGGGCATCGAAGGCGAAGAGGATATCCAGTGGCGCAAGGGCTTCCTGCGCAAGATTGGCTACAAGCTGGGTTGA
- the der gene encoding ribosome biogenesis GTPase Der, which yields MARSIVALVGRPNVGKSTLFNRLAGEPLAIVDDIPGTTRDRLFATAEWSGVEFDIVDTGGIDPSAARAGREPLSIGSAEFIKEIRSQAELAIQDADAILFLVDAISGLTPADREVAQILRRKQQMVDGKPYPPVFLVVNKADSANLRAVASEFYELGMGEPYPISALHGTGTGDLLDDLIASLPKVEEAGEDDSVKIAIVGKPNAGKSSLLNRLVGEERAIVSPIPGTTRDAVDTRIEYNGVPITLIDTAGIRRRGKIEPGVEKYSVLRSLRAIERSDVALLMIDATTGITAQDTHIAGFILEAWKSAVVLVNKWDAVEKDSHTMAEYTARLRHELNFMDYVPILFISAKTGQRVDQVLPLALRVQEERLARLNTGTINRLIQEAQERHAPVVRGGRSLHIYYGTQVRSDPPTFLLFCNDPKLAHFSYLRFLENVFRKEYPFTGTPIRFVLKPRH from the coding sequence ATGGCAAGATCAATTGTGGCACTGGTTGGAAGACCCAATGTCGGAAAAAGCACGCTGTTCAACCGTCTGGCAGGCGAGCCGCTGGCGATTGTGGATGACATCCCCGGCACCACCCGCGACCGTTTGTTCGCCACCGCGGAGTGGAGCGGCGTGGAATTTGATATTGTGGACACCGGAGGGATCGACCCCAGCGCCGCCCGCGCCGGGCGTGAACCGCTCTCTATTGGCTCGGCGGAATTTATTAAGGAAATTCGCAGTCAAGCCGAACTTGCCATTCAGGACGCCGACGCCATCCTCTTCCTGGTAGATGCCATCAGCGGCTTAACCCCCGCCGACCGCGAGGTGGCGCAAATTCTGCGCCGCAAACAGCAAATGGTGGACGGCAAACCCTACCCGCCGGTGTTTCTGGTGGTCAACAAAGCTGACAGCGCCAACCTGCGTGCGGTTGCCAGCGAGTTTTACGAACTCGGCATGGGCGAGCCCTACCCCATCTCCGCCCTGCACGGCACCGGCACCGGCGACCTGCTGGACGACCTGATTGCCAGTTTGCCCAAAGTGGAAGAAGCCGGCGAAGACGACTCGGTCAAGATTGCCATTGTGGGCAAGCCCAATGCCGGTAAATCCAGTTTGCTCAACCGCCTGGTGGGCGAGGAACGTGCTATCGTCAGCCCGATTCCCGGCACAACCCGCGATGCCGTGGACACACGCATCGAGTACAATGGCGTCCCCATCACCCTGATTGATACCGCCGGCATCCGCCGCCGCGGCAAGATTGAGCCGGGCGTGGAAAAGTACAGCGTTCTGCGTTCTCTGCGCGCCATCGAACGCAGTGACGTTGCCCTGCTGATGATTGACGCCACCACCGGCATCACCGCGCAGGACACCCACATTGCCGGGTTCATCCTGGAAGCCTGGAAGAGCGCCGTGGTGCTGGTCAACAAGTGGGACGCGGTGGAGAAAGACAGCCACACCATGGCGGAGTACACCGCCCGCCTGCGCCACGAATTGAACTTCATGGACTACGTGCCCATCCTGTTCATCTCTGCCAAGACCGGTCAGCGGGTGGATCAGGTGCTTCCGCTGGCACTGCGCGTGCAGGAAGAGCGCCTGGCACGTCTCAACACCGGCACCATCAACCGCTTGATTCAGGAAGCCCAGGAACGCCACGCCCCGGTGGTGCGCGGCGGACGTTCGCTTCATATTTACTATGGCACGCAGGTGCGCTCCGATCCGCCTACTTTCTTGCTCTTCTGCAACGACCCCAAACTGGCGCACTTCTCGTACCTGCGTTTTCTGGAGAACGTTTTCCGCAAAGAGTACCCCTTTACAGGCACGCCCATCCGCTTTGTGCTGAAACCCCGGCATTAA
- a CDS encoding M55 family metallopeptidase: MKLYVVCDLEGVAGVVNHLQQCRWNAEKGWYAPFLEQARRLATLELNALVEGALSAGAEEVIAWDGHGNFPGGLDYELLHPACKLILDAGDGGPAGLDGSFDALLQLGLHAMAGTPRTVLAHSFYSHLLEYTVNDEAVGEIWMNAYTAGKAGVPFIFLSGDRAAALEAQRLVPEMEVAVVKEGLSDRPLGLNHPQPALCLSPQAARKTIRKAVAKALWKVGKIAPFTRKPPFTLRARFSEECFAEERASLPGARRVDAFTVELAGAEEPWLLL; the protein is encoded by the coding sequence ATGAAACTGTATGTGGTGTGTGACCTGGAAGGGGTGGCGGGAGTCGTGAATCACCTGCAACAATGCCGCTGGAATGCAGAAAAGGGCTGGTACGCGCCGTTTCTGGAGCAAGCCCGCCGCCTGGCAACCCTTGAACTCAATGCGCTGGTCGAGGGGGCGCTTTCTGCAGGCGCAGAAGAAGTCATCGCCTGGGATGGACACGGCAACTTCCCCGGCGGGTTGGATTATGAACTTCTTCATCCCGCCTGTAAATTAATCCTGGATGCCGGCGATGGTGGTCCGGCAGGCTTAGACGGCTCTTTCGATGCGCTTTTGCAGTTGGGACTGCATGCCATGGCAGGCACACCGCGCACCGTGCTGGCGCATTCCTTTTACAGCCATCTGCTGGAATACACGGTCAACGATGAAGCCGTGGGGGAGATCTGGATGAACGCCTACACTGCCGGGAAAGCGGGTGTGCCTTTCATCTTCCTGAGCGGCGACCGCGCCGCCGCCCTGGAAGCCCAGCGATTGGTGCCTGAAATGGAAGTAGCAGTGGTTAAGGAAGGTCTGTCAGATCGCCCTCTTGGATTGAACCATCCCCAGCCGGCACTTTGTCTATCGCCGCAGGCGGCGCGGAAGACTATCCGCAAAGCGGTGGCAAAGGCGTTGTGGAAAGTGGGGAAGATCGCTCCCTTCACGCGCAAACCGCCGTTTACCCTTCGCGCCCGCTTCAGCGAGGAATGCTTTGCCGAAGAACGCGCCAGTCTTCCCGGTGCGCGCCGTGTGGATGCCTTTACGGTAGAACTGGCAGGGGCAGAAGAGCCGTGGTTGTTGCTGTAA
- a CDS encoding tetratricopeptide repeat protein: protein MTAEDTIYEEALSALKSGDLPRARDLFTRLLRMNQNKPEYWVYMSATVEIARERAYCLQEALKRDPHNVDARRGLQILGLQPVDEAQVIPLKWQKRNWEVVAPVSEAPAPPLISPRTVFAVVGGLLALAVIVVLVVTGLNRPRQRPIVIPRDLNLPATMTPTPLPTVAAQASPSPTFIGPTPLWMKLQATYTPTPLYVNTPHPISEAYRIAMRAYSRQDWPGVLNYLQQVVTVQPDAPDLYYHMGEALRFQGNAEQAIAYYSQAISVNPQFAPAYLGRARARLALGKELDKARQDLETALARDPQLGEAYLELAHLELIEKNPEEALQLLAQADSLLPDSPLVALARGEAYLALGEVDAALEQAQRANTLDLTLLPAYRLLGAVLLEKGEVEQAVEPLETYLLYETNDLEAYILASRAYEGANRLPEALKALDRALALNSRSPEIYIRRGELYLAQEEFDKAIDDFKAAFRLKKTYTAGMGWAKALLLGGYPGDAYMKFEETKALAESDAQKAELYYWEAQSLEELNEVIAAINTWNKLLALPEDAVKPEWAEYARQRLQVLVTPTRTPLPSATPTVTRTSAASSTATRASGLTATATRTPTLRTTATRTPTPSPTK from the coding sequence ATGACCGCCGAAGATACCATTTACGAAGAGGCGTTGAGTGCGCTGAAAAGCGGCGACCTTCCTCGCGCCCGCGATTTGTTTACCCGCCTTTTGCGCATGAATCAGAACAAGCCCGAGTACTGGGTCTATATGAGTGCCACGGTGGAAATCGCCCGCGAGCGAGCCTACTGCCTGCAGGAAGCCCTCAAACGTGACCCTCACAATGTGGATGCCAGGCGCGGATTGCAGATTCTCGGGCTTCAGCCGGTGGATGAAGCCCAGGTCATCCCGCTCAAATGGCAGAAGCGCAACTGGGAAGTGGTTGCCCCGGTCAGCGAAGCGCCGGCACCGCCGCTGATCTCGCCGCGCACCGTTTTTGCTGTTGTAGGCGGTCTGCTGGCGCTGGCGGTGATTGTGGTCCTGGTAGTCACCGGACTTAACCGTCCACGGCAGCGGCCTATTGTGATTCCTCGCGACCTCAACTTGCCCGCTACCATGACCCCCACGCCACTTCCCACCGTAGCCGCGCAGGCTTCCCCCTCGCCGACCTTTATCGGCCCCACACCGCTGTGGATGAAACTTCAGGCGACCTATACGCCTACCCCGTTGTACGTCAACACCCCGCACCCCATCAGCGAAGCCTACCGCATTGCTATGCGGGCTTACTCGCGGCAGGACTGGCCCGGTGTGCTGAACTATCTGCAGCAGGTGGTTACCGTTCAGCCCGATGCTCCCGACCTGTACTATCACATGGGCGAAGCCCTGCGCTTTCAGGGCAATGCAGAGCAAGCCATTGCCTATTACTCCCAGGCCATCAGCGTGAACCCGCAGTTTGCCCCGGCTTATCTGGGGCGCGCCCGGGCACGTCTGGCTCTGGGTAAGGAACTGGACAAAGCCCGCCAGGATTTGGAAACCGCCCTTGCCCGCGATCCACAACTGGGTGAGGCCTATCTGGAACTGGCACATCTGGAATTGATTGAGAAAAACCCGGAAGAAGCCCTGCAACTGCTGGCACAAGCCGATTCCCTGCTCCCCGATTCCCCGCTGGTGGCACTGGCGCGCGGTGAAGCCTACCTGGCGCTGGGCGAGGTGGATGCCGCGCTGGAGCAGGCACAACGCGCCAATACGCTGGACCTGACCCTTCTCCCCGCTTACCGTTTGCTGGGTGCGGTCCTGCTGGAAAAGGGTGAGGTAGAGCAAGCCGTTGAGCCGCTGGAAACATACCTGCTTTACGAGACCAATGACCTGGAAGCCTATATACTGGCTTCGCGGGCTTATGAAGGCGCGAATCGTTTGCCCGAAGCCCTCAAAGCCCTCGATCGGGCGCTGGCGCTTAACAGCCGTTCGCCGGAGATTTACATCCGCCGCGGTGAACTCTATCTGGCGCAGGAAGAATTTGACAAAGCTATTGACGACTTCAAAGCCGCTTTCCGCCTGAAGAAAACCTACACTGCCGGTATGGGCTGGGCAAAAGCCCTGCTGCTGGGCGGTTACCCCGGCGATGCCTACATGAAGTTTGAAGAGACCAAAGCACTGGCGGAGAGCGACGCTCAGAAAGCCGAATTGTACTACTGGGAAGCCCAATCGCTGGAGGAACTCAACGAAGTGATTGCTGCCATCAACACCTGGAACAAACTGCTGGCGCTTCCCGAAGATGCCGTCAAGCCGGAGTGGGCGGAGTATGCCCGCCAGCGCCTCCAGGTGCTGGTTACTCCTACCCGTACGCCTTTACCCTCCGCCACCCCCACGGTAACGCGCACCTCCGCGGCTTCTTCTACTGCCACTCGCGCCTCCGGATTGACTGCCACCGCCACCCGCACGCCCACGCTCCGTACCACCGCTACCCGCACACCCACTCCCAGTCCGACGAAATAG
- a CDS encoding transglycosylase domain-containing protein — protein sequence MRAVPLALLLKKRQRREWMRRKRGFSPFVRFLMGLLVIVLLALGAGTALTAVWMSQITAGLPDVSTLPDLLSPSGEGVFQPTRLYDRTGQHLLYTLENPGLTRRTLSIDPARPDHLSPEVIRVAIPLLDATFWENPGFDASNLLDPYPQTIAERLVLNLLLDREQPDSRRALRMRLLAAQVVSRYGRRQVLEWYLNSAPFGHLTYGIESAARLYLDKSASELNLAEAALLIPLLNTPALNPLDAPAAAKENQQAALDVLLEKNILTPEEHQRARSTPLRLRESFPESHSVAGAFTTLVLDQVAARLGRQRLERGGLRIITTLDLTLQQELQCSVQAHLAQIQGQSYQAILPDGSPCQMSRLLPTRPPVERASEALTASALVMNPQNAQILAFVGDTSRAGEAAYLSVHPAGTLLLPFALVTAFARAYSPATMVWDLPQDLSLPNLDGTFHGPIRLRTALANDYAGALSRVLQPMGGEVLWQLAQALGLEDLNFGSRSGASWESARFSLPQLAQAYALFPNMGTVYGVQMEDYRPLQPVTVLYVEDGQGNILLDLTQPQSRTLVSAPIAYLMHHVLSDESARWQTLGYPNPLEIGRPAGAKIGRASRGKDLWAVGYTRDHLAVVWMGESTPESQLPSLRVTDVAALWHAAMQYVSRDLPPRDWEVPAGVSTVQVCEPSGLLPTPACPQVVSEVFLTGNEPVAYDTLYQVVQINRETGRRATVFTPPSLVDEKVYMNLPPEALEWAQSQGIEIPPEKYDAIQMPLMPENAQMTHPAPFAMVHGEVIIRGTASGAGFTFYQLQAGEGLNPQSWIEIASGDQPVKNGVLGKWNTTGLEGLYALRLQVIRADQTVDTAILQVTVDNTAPYVRILSPLPEQTFTLKPRQIITLLAEAEDTGGIARVEWWLDGQKIGESRVAPFSLPWQAGEGQHTLLVRAFDAAGNMGETSLITFRVSR from the coding sequence GTGCGTGCCGTTCCGCTTGCTCTCCTGCTGAAAAAACGACAGCGCCGTGAATGGATGCGCAGGAAGCGGGGCTTTTCCCCGTTTGTCCGTTTCCTTATGGGATTGCTGGTGATTGTCCTGCTGGCGCTGGGTGCAGGCACAGCCCTGACGGCGGTATGGATGTCGCAAATCACTGCCGGTCTTCCAGACGTGTCCACGCTTCCCGACTTGCTTTCCCCTTCCGGTGAGGGAGTCTTTCAGCCCACCCGTTTGTACGACCGCACTGGTCAGCACCTGCTTTATACGCTGGAAAACCCCGGACTTACCCGCCGCACCCTCAGCATCGACCCCGCGCGTCCTGATCATCTTTCCCCTGAAGTGATTCGTGTTGCCATTCCTCTGCTGGATGCCACCTTCTGGGAAAACCCCGGCTTTGACGCCAGTAATCTGCTTGACCCCTATCCGCAAACCATTGCCGAGCGCCTGGTGCTGAACCTGTTGCTGGACCGGGAACAACCCGATTCGCGGCGCGCTTTGCGCATGCGCCTGTTGGCGGCGCAGGTGGTCTCGCGCTATGGACGCCGTCAGGTGCTGGAATGGTATTTGAACAGCGCGCCTTTTGGACATCTCACTTATGGCATCGAGTCGGCGGCGCGTTTGTATCTGGATAAATCTGCCAGCGAACTCAACCTTGCCGAAGCCGCGTTGCTGATTCCCCTGCTCAATACCCCTGCGCTCAACCCGCTGGACGCCCCAGCGGCGGCGAAGGAAAACCAGCAAGCCGCGCTGGATGTCCTGCTGGAAAAGAACATCCTCACGCCCGAAGAACATCAACGTGCCCGCAGTACCCCCCTGCGCCTGCGGGAGAGTTTTCCTGAAAGCCATTCGGTGGCAGGGGCTTTCACCACTCTGGTGCTGGATCAGGTTGCCGCTCGGTTGGGACGTCAGCGCCTGGAACGCGGCGGCTTGCGCATCATCACCACGCTGGATTTAACGCTCCAGCAGGAACTGCAGTGCAGTGTCCAGGCCCATCTGGCTCAAATTCAGGGGCAGTCCTATCAAGCCATTCTGCCCGATGGCTCGCCCTGCCAGATGAGCCGCTTACTGCCTACCCGTCCGCCCGTGGAGCGCGCCTCTGAAGCCCTCACTGCCAGTGCGCTGGTGATGAACCCCCAAAATGCCCAAATTCTCGCCTTTGTGGGCGATACTTCCCGGGCTGGCGAAGCGGCGTATCTCTCGGTGCATCCTGCGGGCACGCTTCTCCTGCCTTTTGCGCTCGTCACCGCTTTTGCGCGCGCGTACAGTCCTGCCACCATGGTGTGGGATTTACCCCAGGACCTCTCTCTGCCCAACCTGGACGGCACCTTTCACGGTCCCATTCGTCTGCGCACCGCTCTCGCTAACGATTACGCGGGAGCGCTTTCCCGGGTGTTGCAGCCAATGGGGGGAGAGGTTCTCTGGCAACTGGCGCAAGCCCTGGGACTGGAAGACCTGAACTTCGGTTCCCGATCGGGCGCCTCCTGGGAAAGTGCCCGCTTCAGTCTGCCACAACTGGCGCAGGCCTATGCGCTCTTTCCGAATATGGGCACGGTTTACGGGGTTCAGATGGAAGACTATCGCCCGCTTCAGCCGGTCACCGTGCTGTATGTGGAAGACGGGCAGGGGAATATCCTGCTGGATTTGACCCAGCCGCAAAGTCGCACGCTGGTCAGCGCGCCGATTGCCTACCTAATGCATCATGTTCTGAGTGATGAGTCTGCCCGCTGGCAAACGCTGGGCTACCCCAATCCGCTGGAGATTGGGCGTCCTGCAGGCGCCAAGATTGGCAGAGCCAGCCGCGGCAAAGACCTCTGGGCGGTGGGTTATACCCGCGATCATCTGGCGGTAGTATGGATGGGAGAGTCCACTCCGGAATCGCAGTTGCCCTCTCTGCGGGTTACCGATGTGGCGGCGCTCTGGCATGCCGCCATGCAGTACGTCAGCCGTGACCTGCCGCCGCGCGACTGGGAAGTGCCTGCGGGGGTTTCTACCGTGCAGGTGTGCGAACCTTCGGGACTGCTCCCCACCCCTGCCTGCCCGCAGGTAGTTTCGGAAGTCTTCCTGACGGGCAATGAACCCGTCGCTTACGATACCCTCTATCAGGTGGTGCAGATTAACCGCGAGACGGGCAGGCGCGCCACGGTCTTCACCCCGCCCTCGCTGGTAGATGAAAAAGTGTATATGAATCTGCCCCCTGAAGCTCTGGAATGGGCGCAGTCGCAGGGCATTGAGATTCCCCCTGAGAAATACGATGCCATTCAAATGCCGCTCATGCCTGAAAATGCGCAGATGACCCACCCCGCGCCCTTTGCCATGGTTCACGGCGAGGTCATCATCCGCGGAACAGCCAGCGGAGCGGGATTCACCTTCTATCAATTGCAAGCCGGTGAGGGCTTAAACCCGCAGTCGTGGATTGAAATTGCCAGTGGCGACCAGCCGGTGAAAAACGGGGTGCTGGGCAAATGGAATACTACCGGACTGGAAGGACTGTATGCTCTGCGCCTGCAGGTGATACGTGCTGATCAGACAGTGGATACCGCCATTCTGCAGGTGACGGTGGACAACACTGCGCCGTACGTGCGCATTCTCTCGCCCCTGCCTGAACAAACTTTCACCCTCAAGCCGCGCCAGATCATCACCCTGCTGGCTGAGGCGGAAGACACCGGCGGCATTGCCCGCGTGGAATGGTGGCTGGATGGTCAGAAGATTGGCGAGAGCCGTGTGGCGCCTTTCAGTTTGCCCTGGCAGGCAGGTGAAGGACAGCATACTCTGCTTGTCCGCGCCTTTGATGCGGCGGGTAACATGGGCGAAACTTCGCTTATCACTTTCCGAGTGTCTCGATAG
- a CDS encoding redoxin domain-containing protein has protein sequence MPLILNQPAPDFTLPSVSGEAVTLSALRGKPVLINFWSAECPWAEQADRLLVERWKTFQNQAVWISIASNANETSEQIREVAQARGLPLVLVDAGHRVADVYEAVTTPHCFVLDANGILRYHGALDDTSFRQRVPARFYALEALEAILKGETPAIQHIPSYGCTIVREMPE, from the coding sequence ATGCCCCTTATCCTCAACCAACCCGCACCAGATTTCACCCTGCCTTCTGTCAGTGGCGAAGCGGTAACCCTCTCTGCCCTGCGCGGCAAACCTGTCCTCATCAACTTCTGGTCTGCCGAATGTCCCTGGGCAGAGCAGGCTGACCGCCTGCTGGTGGAACGCTGGAAGACATTTCAAAATCAGGCAGTGTGGATTTCCATTGCCTCGAACGCCAATGAAACTTCCGAGCAAATCCGCGAGGTGGCGCAAGCCCGCGGTTTACCGCTGGTACTGGTAGATGCGGGACACCGGGTGGCTGATGTATACGAAGCCGTCACCACCCCCCACTGTTTTGTGCTGGACGCCAACGGCATCCTGCGTTATCACGGTGCACTGGACGATACCTCGTTCCGTCAGCGCGTGCCTGCCCGCTTTTACGCCCTGGAAGCCCTCGAAGCCATTCTGAAAGGGGAAACGCCCGCCATCCAGCACATCCCTTCCTACGGATGCACCATCGTGAGGGAGATGCCGGAGTAA
- a CDS encoding aminoglycoside adenylyltransferase domain-containing protein gives MDLPLPAFLEDYPEITFLLRELLEGMRNILKERLIGVYLEGSLANGGFDTASDVDFLAVTTEPIDEKTFQALYAMHERLATFPTPWAMELEGSYLPLSFLRDFDPEKRFHPNLERGRQERLKLTDHDWGWWTIHRHILYHRGIVLYGADPRTLYTPPTPEVLKHAMHAVISAWAQGLVENPQKMDSRGYQSYVVLSLCRVLYTLIHGEVVSKFQAMQWALDTLEPRWHGLIQRAWQGRMSPNGAPDVNELDETVAFIRHAMETVGI, from the coding sequence ATGGATTTACCTCTTCCCGCATTCCTCGAAGATTATCCAGAGATTACTTTCCTTCTGCGTGAGTTGCTGGAAGGTATGCGAAACATTCTCAAAGAGCGCCTGATTGGCGTGTATCTGGAAGGATCGCTTGCCAACGGTGGGTTCGACACCGCCAGCGATGTGGACTTTCTTGCCGTAACCACCGAGCCGATAGACGAAAAAACCTTTCAAGCCCTCTACGCCATGCACGAACGCCTGGCTACTTTTCCGACCCCCTGGGCAATGGAACTGGAAGGCTCGTACCTGCCGTTAAGTTTTCTTCGAGATTTCGACCCCGAAAAGCGCTTCCACCCCAACCTGGAGCGCGGCAGGCAGGAACGCCTCAAACTTACCGACCACGATTGGGGCTGGTGGACCATCCACCGCCACATCCTCTATCACCGCGGGATTGTGCTCTATGGAGCTGATCCGCGCACGCTGTACACCCCACCCACACCGGAAGTCCTGAAGCACGCCATGCATGCGGTCATTTCGGCATGGGCGCAGGGCTTAGTGGAAAACCCGCAGAAAATGGATAGCCGCGGGTATCAGTCCTATGTGGTGCTTTCGTTGTGCCGGGTTCTGTACACCCTGATACATGGCGAGGTGGTTTCCAAATTCCAAGCCATGCAGTGGGCACTGGACACCCTCGAACCGCGCTGGCACGGCTTGATTCAGCGCGCCTGGCAGGGGCGCATGTCTCCAAACGGTGCGCCTGATGTGAATGAACTGGATGAAACGGTGGCGTTCATCCGTCATGCCATGGAAACCGTCGGCATTTAA